One Streptomyces lincolnensis genomic region harbors:
- a CDS encoding family 43 glycosylhydrolase, protein MRRLLVGLITVLIALVSATTQPAVAADGRPFTNPVKSFKGADPWLQYHDGNYYLITTTFTGILGIRKSPTLAGLATAAGVQVYADTTPTRNTNIWAPEMHLFNGHWYVYYSAGQSGVACCDSQRTHVLESAGTDPMGPYTYKGSLTGSNLTPGGWLIDASVLQANGRLYLLGSGFVNGSTQSLVIAPLSNPYTLASSTFTVISSPTLDWERSGSPVTEGPEPLYHDGRTFLTYSASSCQTADYKLGQLELTGSDPLNPASWTKKQTPVFQRSDASGVYGPGHNGFFTSPDGTENWIVYHANSAANGGCGNGRTTRAQEFTWNADGTPNFGTPVALGTTLPGPSGETAATPTAYTLVNRNSGKCLDVAGGNTANGTNVFQWSCTGGANQKWKVEDLGDDTSRLVNVATGGVLDGADCSSADGADLRQWSWLNNKCQRYRLVHTATGDHVRIVNENSGKVADVANCGTADGTDVRQWTWLNNTCQQWRLVPTT, encoded by the coding sequence ATGCGTCGGCTACTCGTCGGTCTCATCACCGTACTCATCGCCCTGGTGTCGGCGACGACCCAGCCCGCCGTCGCCGCCGACGGCCGTCCGTTCACCAACCCGGTGAAGTCGTTCAAGGGCGCCGATCCGTGGCTCCAGTACCACGACGGCAACTACTACCTGATCACCACGACGTTCACCGGGATCCTCGGCATCCGCAAGTCCCCGACCCTGGCGGGCCTCGCCACCGCGGCCGGCGTGCAGGTGTATGCGGACACCACCCCGACGCGCAACACCAACATCTGGGCGCCGGAGATGCACCTGTTCAACGGCCACTGGTACGTGTACTACTCGGCCGGGCAGAGCGGTGTGGCCTGCTGCGACTCGCAGCGCACGCATGTGCTGGAGAGCGCGGGCACCGACCCCATGGGACCGTACACCTACAAGGGTTCGCTGACCGGGTCCAACCTCACCCCGGGTGGCTGGCTGATCGACGCGAGCGTGCTCCAGGCGAACGGCAGGCTGTATCTGCTCGGCAGCGGGTTCGTCAACGGCAGCACCCAGAGCCTGGTCATCGCGCCGCTGAGCAATCCGTACACCCTGGCGAGCAGCACCTTCACGGTCATCTCCAGCCCGACCCTGGACTGGGAGCGGTCCGGCAGCCCCGTCACCGAAGGCCCCGAGCCGCTCTACCACGACGGCCGCACCTTCCTGACGTACTCCGCCAGCTCCTGCCAGACCGCCGACTACAAGCTCGGCCAGCTGGAGCTGACCGGCTCCGACCCGCTCAACCCCGCCTCCTGGACGAAGAAGCAGACCCCCGTCTTCCAGCGCAGCGACGCGAGCGGCGTCTACGGCCCCGGCCACAACGGCTTCTTCACCTCGCCGGACGGCACCGAGAACTGGATCGTCTACCACGCCAACTCCGCGGCGAACGGCGGCTGCGGCAACGGACGCACCACCCGCGCCCAGGAGTTCACCTGGAACGCCGACGGCACCCCGAACTTCGGCACCCCGGTCGCGCTCGGGACGACGCTCCCCGGCCCGTCCGGCGAGACGGCGGCCACGCCGACGGCGTACACCCTGGTCAACCGCAACAGCGGCAAGTGTCTGGACGTGGCGGGCGGCAACACCGCGAACGGCACGAACGTCTTCCAGTGGAGTTGCACCGGCGGCGCCAACCAGAAGTGGAAGGTCGAGGACCTCGGCGACGACACCAGCCGCCTGGTCAACGTGGCCACCGGCGGTGTGCTGGACGGGGCCGACTGCTCCAGCGCCGACGGGGCCGATCTGCGCCAGTGGTCCTGGCTGAACAACAAGTGCCAGCGCTATCGGCTGGTGCACACGGCCACCGGTGACCACGTCCGGATCGTGAACGAGAACAGCGGCAAGGTCGCGGACGTCGCCAACTGCGGTACGGCCGACGGGACCGACGTACGGCAGTGGACCTGGCTGAACAACACCTGCCAGCAGTGGCGGCTCGTCCCCACGACCTGA
- a CDS encoding NCS2 family permease: MTQQSLEPTTVADDAGEGTRVPAGRSWLDRYFHMSRRGSTLAREVRGGVTTFMAMAYILLLNPLILSGKDVAGATLGQQALITATAFAAALTTLLMGFFGKVPLALAAGLSVSGVLASQVVPVMTWPQAMGMCVMYGVVIMLLVVTGLREMIMNAIPLALKHAITMGIGLFVALIGFYKAGFVHRGEATPVSLGPAGELAGWPVLLFALTLLAIFMLQARGVPGAILIGILGGTVLAVLLNTLDVIDPKQWAGGAPELHGSAVSMPDFSLFGHVEFGGWGEVGAMTVGMIVFTLVLAGFFDAMATIIGVGTEAKLADDKGRMPGLSKALFIDGAGGAIGGVSGASGQTVFVESATGVGEGARTGLSSVVTGLFFAACLFFTPLTAIVPGEVAAAALVVIGGMMMTNARHVDWADRATAIPVFLTVVIMPFTYSITAGVAAGVISYTAIKVAQGKAREIGAFMWGLTAIFFVYYALNPIESWLGVH, encoded by the coding sequence ATGACCCAGCAGTCCCTGGAGCCGACCACCGTCGCCGACGACGCGGGCGAAGGCACCCGCGTCCCGGCCGGCAGGTCCTGGCTCGACCGGTACTTCCACATGTCCCGGCGAGGATCCACGCTCGCGCGTGAAGTGCGCGGCGGCGTCACCACCTTCATGGCGATGGCGTACATCCTCCTGCTCAACCCGCTGATCCTGTCCGGCAAGGACGTGGCGGGAGCCACACTGGGTCAGCAGGCCCTGATCACCGCGACCGCTTTCGCGGCGGCCCTCACCACACTGCTGATGGGCTTCTTCGGCAAGGTGCCGCTCGCGCTCGCCGCCGGACTGTCCGTCTCCGGGGTCCTCGCCTCGCAGGTCGTGCCCGTGATGACCTGGCCGCAGGCCATGGGCATGTGCGTGATGTACGGCGTCGTCATCATGCTGCTGGTCGTCACCGGCCTGCGCGAGATGATCATGAACGCCATCCCGCTGGCCCTCAAGCACGCGATCACCATGGGCATCGGCCTGTTCGTCGCCCTGATCGGCTTCTACAAGGCCGGCTTCGTCCACCGGGGCGAGGCGACCCCGGTCAGCCTCGGCCCGGCCGGTGAACTCGCGGGCTGGCCCGTGCTGTTGTTCGCGCTGACCCTGCTCGCCATCTTCATGCTCCAGGCGCGCGGCGTCCCCGGCGCGATCCTCATCGGCATCCTCGGCGGCACCGTGCTCGCCGTACTCCTCAACACGCTGGACGTCATCGACCCGAAGCAGTGGGCCGGCGGGGCGCCCGAACTGCACGGCAGCGCGGTGTCCATGCCGGACTTCTCGCTCTTCGGCCACGTCGAGTTCGGCGGCTGGGGCGAGGTCGGCGCGATGACGGTCGGCATGATCGTGTTCACGCTGGTCCTCGCCGGGTTCTTCGACGCGATGGCCACCATCATCGGCGTCGGCACCGAGGCGAAGCTCGCCGACGACAAGGGCCGGATGCCGGGCCTGTCCAAGGCGCTGTTCATCGACGGCGCGGGCGGAGCGATCGGCGGGGTGTCCGGCGCCTCCGGCCAGACCGTGTTCGTCGAGTCGGCCACCGGCGTCGGCGAGGGCGCCCGCACGGGCCTGTCCTCCGTCGTCACCGGCCTGTTCTTCGCCGCCTGTCTGTTCTTCACCCCGCTCACGGCCATCGTGCCGGGCGAGGTCGCCGCCGCCGCCCTCGTGGTGATCGGCGGGATGATGATGACGAACGCGCGGCACGTGGACTGGGCCGACCGGGCCACCGCCATCCCCGTCTTCCTCACCGTCGTGATCATGCCGTTCACCTACTCCATCACCGCGGGCGTCGCCGCCGGAGTCATCAGCTACACCGCCATCAAGGTCGCCCAGGGCAAGGCCCGGGAGATCGGGGCGTTCATGTGGGGCCTGACCGCGATCTTCTTCGTCTACTACGCCCTCAACCCCATCGAGAGCTGGCTGGGCGTGCACTAG
- a CDS encoding glycosyltransferase family 2 protein — MSGSAPRRAAATGSTGSVPYAVVVPTLVRDTLADCLAALAAATGPAPQEIVLVDDRPDADLGPLEHPLSVLGELRDRTTVVPGGGHGPAAARNTGLRAAASPWVVFLDDDVQVGPHWCEQVVRDLADAGPDTAGVQGVIAVPLPGERRLTDWERETAGRARARWTTADMAYRTEVLKRVGGFDERFRRAWREDTDLALRVLDAGWRIQQGRRTTRHAVRPAGRWVSLRVQRGTADDALMRHLHGPGWWEKAVAPRGRLRAHLTTTAAGAAACALAVAGARRAATAAALGWAAATAELARERITAGPRTRYEVTTMLATSVLIPPTATWHWLSGRWRHRHTPAWREVAV; from the coding sequence GTGAGTGGATCCGCACCGCGTCGGGCGGCGGCCACCGGCAGCACCGGATCCGTGCCCTACGCCGTCGTCGTCCCGACCCTCGTGCGCGACACCCTCGCCGACTGTCTCGCGGCGCTCGCGGCGGCCACCGGACCGGCCCCGCAGGAGATCGTCCTCGTCGACGACCGGCCCGATGCCGACCTCGGCCCGCTGGAGCACCCGCTGAGCGTCCTCGGGGAGCTGCGCGACCGCACGACGGTGGTCCCGGGCGGCGGACACGGGCCGGCCGCCGCCCGCAACACCGGCCTGCGCGCGGCCGCCTCGCCCTGGGTGGTCTTCCTCGACGACGACGTCCAGGTCGGCCCGCACTGGTGCGAGCAGGTGGTGCGGGACCTGGCCGACGCGGGCCCGGACACCGCGGGCGTCCAGGGCGTCATCGCCGTACCGCTGCCCGGGGAGCGCCGTCTCACCGACTGGGAGCGGGAGACGGCGGGCCGGGCGCGGGCCCGGTGGACCACCGCCGACATGGCCTACCGCACGGAGGTCCTGAAGCGGGTCGGCGGTTTCGACGAACGCTTCCGGCGGGCCTGGCGCGAGGACACCGACCTCGCCCTGCGGGTCCTCGACGCCGGCTGGCGCATCCAGCAGGGACGACGCACCACCCGTCACGCCGTGCGCCCCGCCGGCCGCTGGGTGTCGCTGCGCGTCCAGCGCGGCACCGCCGACGACGCCCTCATGCGCCATCTGCACGGCCCCGGCTGGTGGGAGAAGGCGGTGGCGCCGCGCGGCCGGCTGCGCGCCCACCTCACGACGACGGCCGCGGGTGCCGCCGCGTGCGCCCTGGCGGTCGCGGGAGCACGGCGGGCCGCCACGGCCGCCGCCCTCGGCTGGGCCGCCGCCACCGCAGAACTCGCCCGGGAGCGCATCACCGCCGGCCCCCGCACCCGGTACGAGGTGACCACCATGCTCGCCACCAGCGTGCTCATCCCGCCCACGGCGACCTGGCACTGGCTGAGCGGACGATGGCGGCACCGCCACACCCCCGCCTGGCGGGAGGTGGCCGTATGA
- a CDS encoding family 43 glycosylhydrolase, which translates to MRRTAVRLLLAALVALAACLVGPGPAAQAAVPASPAVTYTNPIAEKRADPHIFKHTDGYYYFTATVPEYDRIVLRRATTIQGLSTAPETTIWTKHASGVMGAHIWAPEIHFIDGKWYVYFAAGATNDVWAIRMYVLEGTGANPLTAAWTEKGQIRTQWESFSLDATTFVVNGVRYLSWAQRDPSVNNNTDIYLAKMANPWTITGTPVMLSRPTYSWETVGYKVNEGPAVIQRGGKVFMSYSASATDSNYCLGLLSASASADLLNTANWTKSSTPVFTSNAATGQYGPGHNSFTVSEDGKSDVLVYHDRNYKDISGDPLNDPNRRTRVQKLYWKADGTPDFGIPVADGVTPQRLSSYNFPTRFVRHWEYRARIDANVSPLADSQFRTVPGLSGNGTVSLESANFPGYYLRHDNFEVRVVRNDGTARFAADASFFRRAGLSDSAGVSYEASNYPGRYLRHWEYLLYVQSPGTATDRADATFYAE; encoded by the coding sequence TTGAGACGCACCGCAGTTCGCCTGCTCCTGGCCGCGCTGGTCGCGCTCGCCGCCTGTCTGGTCGGCCCGGGGCCCGCCGCCCAGGCCGCCGTGCCCGCCTCCCCGGCGGTGACGTACACCAACCCGATCGCGGAGAAGCGGGCCGACCCGCACATCTTCAAACACACCGACGGCTACTACTACTTCACCGCGACCGTCCCCGAGTACGACCGGATCGTGCTGCGCCGGGCCACGACCATCCAGGGCCTGTCGACGGCCCCGGAGACGACGATCTGGACCAAGCACGCGAGCGGGGTGATGGGCGCGCACATCTGGGCGCCGGAGATCCACTTCATCGACGGCAAGTGGTACGTGTACTTCGCCGCCGGCGCCACCAACGACGTGTGGGCGATCCGGATGTACGTCCTGGAGGGCACCGGCGCCAACCCGCTGACCGCGGCCTGGACCGAGAAGGGCCAGATCAGGACGCAGTGGGAGAGCTTCTCCCTGGACGCGACGACCTTCGTGGTCAACGGGGTCCGCTATCTGTCCTGGGCGCAGCGCGACCCGTCGGTGAACAACAACACGGACATCTACCTCGCGAAGATGGCCAACCCCTGGACGATCACCGGGACTCCGGTGATGCTGTCACGGCCCACCTACTCCTGGGAGACCGTCGGGTACAAGGTCAACGAGGGCCCGGCGGTGATCCAGCGCGGCGGCAAGGTCTTCATGTCGTACTCGGCCAGCGCCACCGACAGCAACTACTGCCTCGGCCTGCTGTCCGCCTCCGCGAGCGCGGACCTGCTCAACACCGCCAACTGGACGAAGAGTTCGACTCCCGTCTTCACCAGCAACGCGGCCACCGGCCAGTACGGCCCGGGCCACAACTCCTTCACCGTCTCCGAGGACGGCAAGAGCGACGTCCTCGTCTACCACGACCGCAACTACAAGGACATCAGCGGCGACCCGCTCAACGACCCGAACCGCCGCACCCGCGTCCAGAAGCTGTATTGGAAGGCCGACGGCACCCCCGACTTCGGTATCCCGGTGGCCGACGGCGTCACCCCGCAGCGGCTGTCGTCGTACAACTTCCCCACCCGCTTCGTGCGGCACTGGGAGTACCGCGCCCGCATCGACGCGAACGTCTCCCCGCTCGCCGACTCGCAGTTCCGGACCGTCCCCGGCCTGTCCGGCAACGGCACGGTGTCCCTGGAGTCCGCCAACTTCCCCGGCTACTACCTGCGGCACGACAACTTCGAGGTGCGGGTGGTGAGGAACGACGGCACGGCGCGGTTCGCCGCCGACGCGAGCTTCTTCCGGCGCGCCGGACTGTCGGACTCCGCGGGTGTCTCCTACGAGGCGTCCAACTACCCCGGCCGGTACCTCCGGCACTGGGAGTACCTGCTGTACGTGCAGAGCCCGGGTACGGCCACGGACCGGGCGGACGCCACGTTCTACGCCGAGTGA
- a CDS encoding EamA family transporter, with product MVASGLSNQTGAAIGSLAFPVLGPVGVVAVRQYVAALALLAVGRPRLRSFTRRQWWPVLLLGLVFGAMNLSLYSAVDRVGLGLAVTLEFLGPLTVALAATRRRVDLCCALIAAAGVVTLLRPRPSADYLGMGLGLLAAACWASYILLNRTVGRRVPGAQGSAAAAAFSAVMFLPVGAVLVLREPPSAVAVVYAVTAGVLSSAVPYLADLFTLRHVPAQAFGLFMSVNPVLAAVVGRLGLGQDLGWTEWAGIGAIVTANTLSIARVKRA from the coding sequence ATGGTCGCCAGCGGTCTGTCCAACCAGACGGGGGCCGCGATCGGATCTCTGGCCTTTCCCGTCCTCGGCCCGGTGGGAGTCGTGGCGGTCCGTCAATACGTGGCCGCACTCGCCCTGTTGGCGGTGGGACGGCCCCGACTGCGGTCCTTCACACGGCGGCAGTGGTGGCCGGTCCTGCTGCTCGGCCTGGTGTTCGGGGCGATGAACCTCTCCCTGTACAGCGCCGTCGACCGCGTGGGCCTCGGGCTCGCGGTGACCCTGGAGTTCCTAGGCCCGCTCACCGTCGCCCTCGCCGCGACGCGCCGCCGCGTGGACCTGTGCTGCGCGCTGATCGCCGCCGCGGGTGTCGTCACGCTGCTGCGGCCGCGCCCCTCGGCCGACTATCTCGGGATGGGCCTGGGTCTGCTCGCCGCCGCCTGCTGGGCGTCGTACATCCTGCTCAACCGCACGGTCGGCCGGCGGGTGCCCGGGGCCCAGGGCTCCGCCGCGGCCGCCGCGTTCTCCGCGGTGATGTTCCTGCCGGTCGGCGCGGTACTCGTGTTGCGCGAGCCGCCGAGCGCGGTGGCCGTCGTATACGCGGTGACGGCCGGGGTGCTGTCCTCCGCGGTGCCGTACCTGGCCGACCTGTTCACCCTGCGCCATGTACCGGCCCAGGCCTTCGGCCTGTTCATGAGCGTCAACCCGGTCCTCGCCGCCGTCGTGGGGCGGCTCGGCCTCGGCCAGGACCTCGGCTGGACGGAGTGGGCGGGCATCGGCGCGATCGTCACCGCGAACACGCTGAGCATCGCCCGTGTGAAGCGCGCGTGA
- a CDS encoding XdhC family protein, with the protein MLDIAEELDRWVEQGRDFAVATVVAVGGSAPRGPGAALAVDADGTAIGSVSGGCVEGAVYELCRQALADGEPVLERFGYSDDDAFAVGLTCGGVIDILVTPVRAGDRVRTVVAAALEAAARGTAAALARIVSGPADLVGRAMLVRPDGSYGGGFGAHPELDRTLAAEARAFLDAGRTGTLEIGERGSRCGSPLTVLVESSVPPPRMIVFGAIDFASALVRVGKFLGHHVTVCDARPVFATRARFPEADEIAVEWPHRYLERTEVDARTVLCVLTHDAKFDVPLLRLALRLPVAYVGAMGSRRTHLDRAERLREVGVTELELARLRSPIGLDLGARTPEETALSIAAEIVAARRGGSGVSLTGAHTPIHHDGTSLPPRRIGSVA; encoded by the coding sequence ATGCTGGACATCGCCGAAGAGCTCGACCGGTGGGTCGAGCAGGGACGCGACTTCGCCGTCGCCACCGTCGTGGCCGTCGGAGGCAGCGCGCCCCGCGGGCCCGGCGCCGCCCTCGCGGTGGACGCCGACGGCACGGCCATCGGCTCGGTCTCCGGCGGCTGTGTGGAGGGCGCGGTCTACGAGCTGTGCCGACAGGCCCTGGCGGACGGCGAGCCGGTCCTGGAGCGCTTCGGCTACAGCGACGACGACGCCTTCGCCGTGGGCCTGACTTGCGGCGGCGTCATCGACATCCTGGTCACCCCGGTCCGGGCCGGCGACCGGGTCCGTACGGTGGTCGCGGCCGCGCTCGAAGCCGCCGCGCGCGGGACGGCGGCGGCGCTGGCGCGGATCGTCTCCGGCCCGGCGGACCTCGTCGGCCGGGCGATGCTGGTCCGCCCCGACGGCTCGTACGGCGGCGGCTTCGGCGCCCATCCCGAGCTGGACCGCACCCTCGCCGCGGAGGCCCGCGCCTTCCTGGACGCGGGCCGCACCGGCACGCTGGAGATCGGCGAGCGGGGATCGCGCTGCGGTTCCCCGCTCACGGTCCTCGTGGAGTCCTCCGTCCCTCCGCCCCGGATGATCGTCTTCGGCGCGATCGACTTCGCGTCGGCTCTCGTACGGGTCGGGAAGTTCCTCGGCCATCACGTGACCGTGTGCGACGCCCGCCCGGTGTTCGCCACGCGGGCCCGCTTCCCGGAGGCCGACGAGATCGCCGTCGAGTGGCCGCACCGGTACCTGGAGCGCACGGAGGTGGATGCCAGGACCGTCCTGTGCGTGCTGACGCACGACGCCAAGTTCGACGTACCGCTGCTTCGGCTGGCGCTGCGCCTGCCGGTGGCGTACGTCGGCGCGATGGGCTCGCGCCGGACCCACCTCGACCGCGCCGAGCGGCTGCGCGAAGTCGGCGTCACCGAACTGGAGTTGGCCCGCCTGCGGTCCCCGATCGGACTGGACCTGGGCGCCCGGACGCCCGAGGAGACCGCCCTGTCCATCGCCGCGGAGATCGTCGCCGCCCGGCGCGGCGGCAGCGGCGTCTCCCTCACCGGCGCCCACACCCCGATCCACCACGACGGGACGTCGCTGCCGCCGAGGCGGATCGGGTCGGTGGCCTGA
- a CDS encoding D-glycero-alpha-D-manno-heptose-1,7-bisphosphate 7-phosphatase, whose amino-acid sequence MSRVKTVLFDRDGTLVENVPDNADPDRVRPVAGAREALGMLRLHGVRTGFVTSQPGIARGLLTDADVRHVDRRVDELLGPFDVRGVCPHGPEDGCHCRPPEPGLILWAVGRVCTAPSDCVVVGPLGADVEAAHRAGAHGILVPTPETPAEETARADHVAPDLLTAVRAVLKGPPRGHVLADERPIETAYDTGPGGTGARRHSA is encoded by the coding sequence ATGAGCCGGGTGAAGACGGTGCTGTTCGACCGTGACGGGACGCTCGTCGAGAACGTCCCCGACAACGCCGACCCCGACCGGGTCCGCCCCGTCGCCGGTGCCCGCGAGGCGCTCGGGATGCTGCGGCTGCACGGGGTCCGCACCGGGTTCGTCACCAGCCAGCCCGGCATCGCGCGCGGACTGCTCACGGACGCCGACGTCCGGCACGTCGACCGCCGGGTCGACGAACTCCTCGGCCCCTTCGACGTGCGGGGCGTCTGTCCGCACGGCCCCGAGGACGGCTGCCACTGCCGCCCGCCCGAACCCGGCCTGATCCTCTGGGCGGTCGGACGCGTCTGCACGGCCCCGTCGGACTGCGTGGTCGTCGGCCCCCTCGGTGCGGACGTCGAGGCCGCGCACCGGGCGGGCGCCCACGGGATCCTCGTACCGACACCCGAGACCCCGGCGGAGGAGACGGCCCGCGCGGACCATGTGGCGCCGGACCTCCTCACCGCCGTGCGCGCGGTGCTGAAGGGGCCGCCGCGAGGACACGTCCTGGCCGACGAGCGGCCGATCGAGACGGCCTACGACACCGGCCCCGGCGGCACCGGCGCCCGCCGTCACTCGGCGTAG
- a CDS encoding Immediate-early protein 2 gives MVTFLLERTAPLPLDEAWRRLTQWPRHGTVVPLTSVTVITAPPTGEGTVFVARSGIGPLAFDDRMEVTVWRPPTDDLPGLCRLDKRGRVVTGWAEIEVRPGPGGRSRVLWREELRARPLPRFLDPLLGPPARYVFGRALNGLLRQP, from the coding sequence GTGGTCACCTTCCTGCTCGAACGCACGGCACCGCTCCCCCTCGACGAGGCGTGGCGCCGCCTCACGCAGTGGCCCCGCCACGGCACGGTGGTGCCCCTGACCAGCGTCACCGTGATCACCGCTCCGCCGACGGGCGAGGGCACGGTCTTCGTGGCCCGTTCGGGCATCGGCCCTCTCGCCTTCGACGACCGCATGGAGGTCACCGTGTGGCGTCCTCCCACGGACGACCTCCCGGGCCTGTGCCGTCTCGACAAACGCGGCCGGGTCGTCACGGGCTGGGCCGAGATCGAGGTACGGCCCGGTCCGGGAGGCAGGTCGCGCGTGCTCTGGCGCGAGGAACTCCGGGCCCGCCCGCTCCCCCGCTTCCTCGACCCCCTGCTCGGCCCCCCGGCCCGGTATGTGTTCGGGCGCGCGCTGAACGGCCTGCTGCGACAACCGTGA